The Candidatus Schekmanbacteria bacterium genome has a segment encoding these proteins:
- a CDS encoding flagellar basal body protein FliL has protein sequence MADENEEKKEAAEAATAEAPAQPAKKKFPLKMIIIIVVAVIVVAGGAIGAITFLKGDKEGVEAKEAAATEEVEETASIGIPLETFILNLADKDRNKYLKISMELRVGSEEVKKEIDENMSKIKDIIVVYLSAKTFEEVKTVEGKLQLKAELMKRINSILKKGSVKELYFTEFVVQ, from the coding sequence ATGGCTGATGAAAATGAAGAAAAAAAAGAAGCAGCTGAAGCTGCGACAGCAGAAGCCCCTGCTCAACCGGCAAAAAAGAAATTTCCTCTAAAAATGATAATTATCATCGTTGTGGCAGTAATCGTTGTAGCAGGAGGCGCAATCGGAGCAATAACATTTTTAAAAGGCGACAAAGAAGGTGTTGAAGCCAAAGAAGCTGCTGCTACTGAAGAGGTTGAAGAAACCGCTTCCATCGGTATTCCATTGGAAACTTTTATTCTAAATCTCGCAGACAAGGATAGAAACAAATACCTCAAAATTTCAATGGAACTTCGAGTCGGCTCAGAAGAAGTAAAAAAGGAAATTGATGAAAATATGTCAAAAATCAAGGACATCATTGTTGTCTATCTCTCTGCTAAAACATTTGAAGAGGTCAAAACGGTAGAAGGCAAACTCCAGCTAAAAGCAGAACTAATGAAAAGAATAAATTCAATACTCAAAAAAGGAAGCGTTAAAGAGCTCTATTTTACAGAATTTGTTGTCCAGTAA
- a CDS encoding flagellar hook-length control protein FliK, with product NEEVAQKNEILSFPSKEINEIEISSLVKENTIEDTKISPKAIKDESTDLQKVIKNEAIPETAKHQDKDIHSEIQGLSKIAEKSNQKLEEGQNKEKDFGKELKIEDKFEESLIRQQKTNRKGESTFKFSDSNHDTLKEERTDKIETSKNQNNKETASKIHENTFQNQLHPKILSKHNSILSNNKSELYNAVSRQIEDSVTALLSSNKKEIKLDMSPPDLGSIKVEIITKKHNEVAISIIAKDADIKSLIDTNKNDLLNNMNDKGILVKEFSIAAGNDRNMNQRWRESSSGSSNKKIRLTGISSIAANSVEDSREKRFLTFDGKVDVYI from the coding sequence CAAATGAAGAAGTTGCTCAAAAAAACGAAATATTATCATTCCCTTCGAAAGAAATTAATGAAATAGAAATTTCTTCTTTGGTTAAGGAAAACACAATAGAAGACACCAAAATTTCTCCAAAAGCTATAAAAGATGAATCAACAGATTTACAAAAGGTAATAAAAAATGAAGCTATACCAGAAACAGCAAAGCATCAGGACAAGGACATACACTCTGAAATCCAAGGATTATCGAAAATAGCTGAAAAGAGTAACCAAAAGTTAGAGGAAGGACAAAACAAAGAAAAAGACTTTGGGAAAGAACTGAAAATAGAAGATAAATTTGAAGAATCATTAATCAGGCAACAAAAAACAAACAGAAAAGGAGAAAGCACTTTCAAATTTTCAGACAGCAATCATGACACTTTAAAAGAAGAAAGAACTGATAAAATTGAAACTTCAAAGAATCAGAATAACAAAGAGACCGCTTCAAAGATTCATGAAAACACATTTCAAAATCAACTGCATCCAAAAATCCTTTCAAAGCATAACAGCATTTTATCAAACAATAAAAGTGAACTCTACAACGCCGTTTCAAGGCAAATAGAAGATTCAGTTACAGCACTTCTATCATCGAATAAGAAAGAGATTAAATTGGATATGTCTCCTCCTGATCTTGGTTCTATCAAAGTTGAAATTATTACAAAGAAACATAATGAAGTTGCAATTTCCATCATTGCAAAAGATGCAGATATAAAATCTCTCATCGATACAAACAAAAATGATCTGCTTAACAATATGAATGACAAAGGCATCTTAGTAAAGGAATTTTCCATTGCTGCAGGCAACGATAGAAATATGAATCAAAGATGGCGTGAAAGTTCCAGTGGATCATCAAACAAAAAAATTAGACTAACCGGCATATCTTCCATAGCAGCAAATTCTGTAGAGGATAGCAGAGAAAAAAGATTTCTCACCTTTGATGGAAAGGTGGATGTTTACATTTAG
- the flhB gene encoding flagellar biosynthesis protein FlhB codes for MAENDKDRKTEPATPKRRQEAREKGQVAQSSEVNTVFVLLSTLTVFYFLGNNMLVKMEELMHGLLSISNHKEMIKMDFYNYMLFTMNKVAIILIPIFAAVVISGILAQIIQVGFVYTFEPLKPKISKISPIQGIKRLFSKKALQNLLKSVLKIIGLSICAFIAVKGEIKTIPSLIYTNAYQLVEYIGTISFRVFKYTIGLFVIVAVLDYIFVRREYENDLKMTKEEVKEEFKQREGDPLIKGKIRSVQRELAKKRMLSEVPKADVVITNPTTLAVAILYNPEKNDAPQVVAKGKGFLAERIKEVARKNNVPIMENKPLARTLFKIVEVGMEVPPSLYKAVAEVLAYIYRIKGKLRNL; via the coding sequence ATGGCTGAAAACGATAAAGATAGAAAAACAGAACCTGCAACACCGAAGAGGAGGCAGGAAGCAAGAGAAAAAGGACAGGTTGCGCAGAGTAGTGAAGTAAATACCGTTTTTGTTCTTTTAAGCACTCTCACGGTCTTCTATTTTCTTGGAAACAATATGTTAGTGAAAATGGAAGAGCTGATGCATGGACTTCTCTCCATCAGCAATCATAAGGAAATGATAAAGATGGATTTCTACAATTATATGCTTTTTACAATGAACAAAGTCGCCATAATATTGATTCCCATTTTTGCTGCCGTAGTTATAAGCGGTATATTGGCTCAAATTATTCAAGTAGGATTTGTCTATACCTTTGAACCTCTAAAACCAAAAATCTCTAAAATTAGCCCTATACAGGGTATCAAGAGATTATTTTCCAAAAAGGCGCTTCAAAACCTTCTAAAATCAGTATTAAAAATAATTGGACTTAGCATATGTGCATTCATTGCAGTCAAAGGGGAAATCAAAACTATCCCATCCCTTATATACACAAATGCTTATCAGTTGGTTGAATATATAGGAACGATTTCCTTTAGAGTGTTTAAATACACTATTGGGCTCTTCGTTATAGTAGCTGTTTTAGACTATATCTTTGTAAGACGAGAATATGAAAATGACCTCAAGATGACAAAAGAAGAAGTTAAGGAAGAGTTCAAACAAAGAGAAGGAGACCCTCTCATCAAAGGCAAAATCAGGTCCGTCCAGCGCGAACTTGCAAAAAAAAGAATGCTAAGCGAAGTTCCAAAAGCAGATGTCGTGATTACAAACCCTACAACTTTGGCTGTGGCAATCCTCTACAATCCGGAAAAAAATGATGCACCCCAAGTTGTAGCGAAAGGGAAAGGCTTCTTGGCTGAGAGGATTAAAGAAGTAGCAAGAAAAAATAATGTTCCAATTATGGAGAATAAACCGCTTGCAAGGACTCTTTTTAAAATTGTTGAAGTTGGTATGGAAGTGCCGCCATCACTCTATAAGGCGGTAGCAGAAGTCCTTGCGTATATTTACAGAATCAAAGGGAAACTTAGGAATCTTTAA
- the flhA gene encoding flagellar biosynthesis protein FlhA, producing the protein MANEAQTAVSIFPNLKKTDALMGIGVIAILAIMIIPLPPTFLDILLATNVTLALVIILISMYILNPLDFSLFPSLLLVTTLYRLSLNVASTRLILLHGNEGVAAAGHVIKSFGMFLIGGNYFVGLVIFLILSVINFVVITKGSGRIAEVAARFTLDSMPGKQMSIDADLNSGLITEKEAIQRREQINKEADFYGAMDGASKFVRGEAIAGLVIMGINILGGLLIGITQKNMSLADAARSYTILTIGDGLVSQIPALIVSTAAGLVVTRAASDETLGDDVTKQIISYPKAVAIAGIILFSFGLIPGLPHLPFFILGIAGVIASQYFVSLEKSEEQEVEDEAPAEKSFEETFESLLSPDMLGLEVGYGIIPFIDTSQNGELLQRIKSIRRQMAIELGIMIPPIHVKDNLNFKPGEYAILLKGIEIARGNMMLGHSLALAAETTKGEIEGIPTKDPTFNLPALWIPDSDKERAQILGYTVVDIPSVIATHLTETIKNYSHELIGRQEVQKLIDGISKTHPKLVEELIPNNLTLGGVQKVLQNLLKEQIPIKDLITILECLADYSPLTKDTDVLTEYVRQGLSRYISHRYRDENNEMKVAVLDTYVEETISNAIQNTSQGSYLALDPEFTQSFLEKISMAVQKFNTLNLQPIILCSPIIRFHLKRLTEKFIPNLAVISHNELTPDTKINTIEIVSM; encoded by the coding sequence ATGGCAAATGAAGCGCAAACAGCAGTAAGTATTTTTCCTAATCTTAAAAAAACTGATGCCCTTATGGGCATTGGCGTAATAGCTATACTTGCTATTATGATTATACCACTGCCGCCAACTTTTCTTGACATACTGCTTGCAACAAATGTTACTTTGGCTTTGGTAATAATACTAATATCTATGTATATATTGAATCCTCTTGATTTTTCTCTTTTCCCAAGTTTGCTCTTAGTCACAACCCTTTATCGACTGTCATTAAATGTCGCGTCAACGCGGCTTATTCTCCTTCATGGCAATGAGGGTGTAGCAGCGGCAGGTCATGTAATAAAATCCTTTGGTATGTTTCTCATCGGAGGAAATTATTTTGTCGGTCTTGTTATTTTCTTAATCCTATCTGTCATAAACTTTGTAGTTATTACCAAAGGTTCAGGACGAATTGCCGAAGTTGCCGCAAGATTTACATTAGACTCAATGCCCGGCAAGCAAATGAGCATCGATGCTGACCTTAATTCAGGATTAATTACTGAAAAAGAAGCGATTCAGAGAAGAGAACAGATCAACAAAGAAGCCGATTTCTATGGCGCTATGGATGGTGCCAGTAAATTCGTCAGAGGAGAAGCAATCGCAGGGCTTGTAATAATGGGCATCAATATATTGGGAGGACTTTTAATAGGAATTACACAAAAGAATATGTCTCTTGCTGATGCCGCAAGGTCATATACAATATTAACGATAGGAGACGGTTTGGTCTCACAAATCCCTGCTCTTATAGTTTCCACAGCAGCAGGCCTCGTAGTAACAAGGGCCGCTTCAGATGAAACCCTCGGTGATGATGTAACAAAGCAGATAATTTCTTATCCGAAAGCCGTTGCAATAGCAGGCATCATCCTTTTTTCCTTTGGTCTTATTCCCGGACTTCCTCATCTGCCTTTTTTCATTCTTGGCATAGCAGGTGTCATTGCATCTCAATACTTCGTATCATTAGAAAAATCAGAAGAACAGGAAGTGGAAGATGAAGCTCCGGCTGAAAAATCTTTCGAGGAAACTTTTGAATCTTTACTTTCACCCGATATGCTTGGGCTTGAAGTTGGATACGGAATTATTCCCTTCATTGACACTTCTCAAAATGGTGAACTGCTTCAACGAATCAAATCGATTAGAAGACAAATGGCTATTGAATTGGGAATAATGATACCTCCGATTCATGTAAAGGACAATCTAAATTTCAAACCCGGTGAATACGCAATACTTCTCAAAGGAATAGAGATAGCAAGAGGTAATATGATGTTGGGACACAGTCTTGCATTAGCTGCTGAGACTACAAAGGGCGAAATTGAAGGAATCCCGACAAAAGACCCAACATTTAATTTACCGGCATTGTGGATACCTGACAGCGATAAAGAGAGAGCACAAATATTGGGTTATACAGTAGTTGACATCCCATCTGTTATTGCGACTCATCTTACGGAAACAATCAAAAATTACAGCCATGAGCTTATAGGGCGGCAGGAAGTTCAAAAACTTATCGATGGAATATCAAAAACACATCCAAAACTTGTTGAAGAACTCATTCCAAATAATCTCACTCTTGGCGGTGTGCAAAAAGTTCTTCAAAATCTCTTGAAGGAACAAATACCAATCAAAGATCTAATAACAATACTTGAATGCCTTGCTGATTATTCTCCTTTAACTAAAGATACTGATGTTTTAACAGAGTATGTAAGGCAAGGATTATCGAGATATATATCACATCGATATAGAGACGAAAACAATGAAATGAAAGTTGCCGTTCTCGACACTTATGTGGAAGAAACCATAAGCAATGCGATACAAAATACTTCACAAGGGTCATACCTTGCTCTCGACCCTGAATTTACGCAAAGTTTTCTTGAAAAGATTTCAATGGCTGTCCAAAAATTTAATACTCTGAATCTACAGCCAATCATACTTTGTTCACCGATAATTCGGTTTCATCTAAAACGGCTGACAGAAAAATTTATCCCAAATTTAGCAGTTATTTCTCACAATGAACTTACACCGGACACAAAGATAAACACTATTGAAATAGTGAGTATGTGA
- the fliR gene encoding flagellar biosynthetic protein FliR, with protein MNLFYIDIEKVQFFLLIFFRIIAIFIIVPVFGDRATPSLLKAGFAAAISFIIFPIVSTNIHHSLNIHNIYELTVLIVKELALGLSTGFIIRLIFAGIDFAAQIAGFQMGFGIVNVFDPHFEEQMSIIAKFQNIFAVLIFLAINAHHYIIKAITESFEIIPPAGINFSGKITAFMITVSSEIFTLAIKISAPVVATLLISNIIFGILVRTVPQINIFIVTFPLLIGIGLVVLGISMPYIYQIFKSSFTEMDIKMLRLLRLF; from the coding sequence ATGAATTTATTTTATATTGACATAGAAAAGGTACAGTTTTTTCTTCTGATATTTTTCAGAATAATTGCAATCTTTATAATTGTGCCTGTATTCGGAGATCGCGCAACTCCTTCATTGCTCAAGGCAGGATTTGCCGCCGCAATCTCCTTCATTATATTTCCCATAGTTAGCACCAATATTCACCACTCATTAAATATTCACAACATCTATGAGTTGACGGTATTGATTGTAAAGGAATTGGCGCTTGGTCTTTCAACAGGTTTTATAATTAGGTTGATTTTTGCAGGCATTGACTTTGCCGCTCAAATTGCGGGATTTCAAATGGGTTTTGGCATTGTCAATGTTTTTGACCCACACTTCGAAGAACAGATGTCGATCATTGCCAAATTTCAGAATATTTTTGCTGTTTTAATCTTCTTGGCAATAAATGCGCATCATTACATTATAAAAGCTATCACAGAAAGCTTTGAGATAATTCCGCCGGCTGGTATTAATTTTTCAGGCAAAATCACAGCATTTATGATTACAGTCAGTTCTGAAATATTCACCCTTGCAATAAAGATAAGTGCACCTGTTGTAGCAACACTTCTTATTTCAAATATTATATTCGGAATATTGGTTAGAACCGTTCCGCAAATTAATATTTTTATTGTTACCTTTCCTCTTCTTATCGGAATAGGATTGGTCGTTTTGGGAATTTCAATGCCTTATATTTATCAAATCTTTAAATCAAGTTTTACAGAAATGGACATAAAAATGCTGAGATTATTGAGGCTCTTTTGA
- the fliP gene encoding flagellar biosynthetic protein FliP, with amino-acid sequence MSKRAIFIIFTVIVLLPQISQAAPVPIPNINIGITQSDNPADISAGMKILALLTILSLAPAILIMLTGFTRIVIVFHFLRQALGTQQMPPNQVIIGLSLFITFFIMSPYFIQINDEAIQPYLQKKISQEEAIEKATAPLKEFMTKQTRKKDLALFLELSKKKNFKSNNDIPFMVLVPSFIISELKTAFQIGFLIYIPFLIIDIVVSSVLLSMGMMMLPPVMISLPFKIVLFVLVDGWYLIVGSLLKSFY; translated from the coding sequence ATGTCTAAAAGAGCAATATTTATAATATTTACAGTCATCGTTCTCTTACCTCAAATCTCACAGGCTGCTCCTGTCCCGATTCCCAATATTAATATTGGTATCACACAATCAGATAATCCTGCAGATATTTCAGCAGGAATGAAGATATTGGCTCTATTGACTATTCTCTCACTTGCTCCTGCAATACTGATAATGCTCACTGGTTTTACAAGAATTGTTATTGTTTTCCACTTCTTGAGACAAGCATTGGGAACACAACAAATGCCGCCTAATCAGGTAATAATTGGGCTATCATTGTTCATAACCTTTTTTATTATGTCTCCTTACTTCATTCAAATAAATGATGAAGCAATTCAGCCTTATCTGCAAAAAAAGATTTCTCAGGAAGAAGCTATAGAAAAAGCCACTGCTCCATTAAAAGAATTTATGACAAAACAGACGAGAAAGAAAGATTTGGCTCTCTTTTTAGAATTATCAAAGAAAAAAAATTTCAAATCGAACAATGATATTCCATTTATGGTTCTTGTCCCATCTTTCATCATAAGTGAGCTCAAAACAGCTTTTCAGATCGGATTTTTGATCTATATCCCCTTTTTGATAATAGATATCGTTGTTTCAAGTGTCTTACTTTCGATGGGTATGATGATGCTGCCGCCGGTAATGATCTCATTGCCCTTTAAGATAGTTCTCTTTGTCCTTGTTGACGGGTGGTATCTAATAGTCGGTTCACTTCTAAAAAGTTTCTATTAG
- the fliQ gene encoding flagellar biosynthetic protein FliQ: MSPDFVITISVESLKTAFLISAPMLFFGLAAGLLISIFQAVTQINEMTLAIVPKIIAVAIALVIFGSWMIRLMIEFTSNLFINIPTYIK, from the coding sequence ATGAGCCCTGATTTCGTCATAACTATTTCAGTAGAATCATTAAAGACGGCATTTTTAATTTCTGCGCCAATGCTTTTCTTCGGCCTTGCGGCAGGTCTATTAATAAGCATATTTCAGGCAGTTACGCAGATTAATGAAATGACGCTTGCAATCGTTCCTAAAATAATTGCTGTTGCCATAGCCCTCGTTATCTTTGGGTCATGGATGATTAGGTTGATGATAGAGTTTACCAGTAATCTTTTTATCAATATTCCAACATATATCAAATGA
- a CDS encoding flagellar hook assembly protein FlgD codes for MNISDLQMTLSRLSQSSNNNSTANGIEKSLGRDAFLKMLLAQIQYQNPLEPMENTEFTAQLAQFSSLEQLSSLNKEFTSLSNAIESQKNIILSNLVGREVEVIGNEIKVSNGEIPSISFDLKEDAKKVEITISKKNGPVVRRLTLGNTAAGKHSIQWDGKNMDNQSVDDGAYTFMVSAYDQNNNLISTSPIISGSVDGVRFKDGVPYIEISGLEISPENILKVK; via the coding sequence GTGAATATTTCAGATTTGCAAATGACCTTGTCAAGGTTATCACAGTCGTCAAACAACAATTCCACTGCAAATGGAATAGAAAAAAGTTTGGGAAGAGACGCTTTTCTTAAAATGCTTCTTGCACAAATACAGTACCAAAATCCCCTTGAGCCAATGGAAAATACAGAGTTTACAGCTCAACTTGCACAATTTTCAAGTCTCGAACAATTGAGCTCTTTGAATAAAGAGTTTACATCTCTGTCAAATGCAATTGAATCCCAAAAGAACATAATACTTTCGAATCTCGTTGGAAGAGAAGTTGAAGTAATAGGAAATGAAATAAAGGTTTCAAATGGCGAAATACCCTCAATCAGTTTCGACCTAAAAGAAGATGCAAAAAAGGTTGAAATAACAATCTCGAAGAAGAATGGACCCGTTGTCAGAAGATTGACTTTAGGTAACACAGCAGCTGGGAAACATAGTATTCAGTGGGATGGAAAAAATATGGACAATCAGAGTGTCGATGATGGAGCCTATACCTTTATGGTCAGTGCTTATGACCAAAACAACAACCTCATCAGCACATCACCAATAATTAGCGGCAGTGTAGATGGTGTTAGATTCAAGGATGGAGTTCCTTATATAGAAATCAGCGGTTTGGAAATAAGTCCGGAAAATATTTTAAAAGTTAAATAA
- the fliM gene encoding flagellar motor switch protein FliM — protein sequence MTLNQILSQNEVDALLQGIKSGEIKTEEGVGKEQANSSAFDFLSGNLRIKGTFPAMDMVYEVFCRKLRAVMSHLFGKIVENISLRDTCMMKYKEYIGNIQLPSSFQVVRMNPLRGLALIVIDSKLAFSFIESMLGGKSETGFVIEDREFTNIEMSLIKKMHTDIASELQRSWNGVYPIKIEEVSIETNPQFISICFPSDMVVVTSIDVDILGSIDICIPCSIIEPLKGKLNKNFSSIRTDVDLTWRRMMLNQLTQTELEITVELGEAVITGKELLNLKPGDVINLNTGPSDEFKIYIEGYEKLKGVAGAVRGNKAAQLTKGLKKRRNPHGRRAKRKRSS from the coding sequence ATAACCTTGAATCAGATTCTTTCACAAAATGAAGTCGATGCATTGCTTCAAGGCATAAAGTCAGGGGAAATAAAAACTGAAGAAGGTGTTGGAAAGGAACAAGCAAACTCCTCTGCTTTTGATTTTTTGAGCGGCAATCTAAGAATCAAAGGCACATTTCCTGCAATGGATATGGTTTATGAAGTCTTTTGCAGGAAATTGAGGGCAGTAATGTCTCACCTTTTTGGAAAAATCGTTGAAAACATCAGTCTTCGCGACACCTGTATGATGAAATACAAAGAATATATCGGCAATATACAACTTCCATCAAGCTTTCAGGTAGTAAGAATGAACCCACTGCGCGGTTTAGCTTTGATTGTAATTGATTCCAAATTAGCATTTTCTTTTATAGAAAGTATGCTTGGTGGAAAAAGCGAGACCGGATTCGTTATTGAAGACCGTGAATTCACAAATATAGAAATGTCTCTTATAAAGAAAATGCATACAGATATTGCTTCCGAACTCCAAAGGTCTTGGAATGGTGTTTATCCAATAAAAATTGAAGAAGTAAGCATAGAAACAAATCCTCAATTCATATCAATCTGTTTTCCATCGGATATGGTTGTCGTTACTTCAATTGATGTAGACATTCTTGGCTCTATAGATATTTGTATCCCCTGTTCGATTATTGAACCGCTAAAGGGGAAACTCAATAAAAATTTCAGCAGCATTCGAACTGATGTTGACCTTACCTGGCGCAGAATGATGCTGAATCAGCTTACCCAAACAGAATTAGAAATTACTGTCGAACTTGGAGAAGCAGTCATTACAGGAAAGGAGCTTCTCAATCTAAAACCGGGAGATGTGATTAATCTCAATACAGGCCCATCTGACGAATTCAAAATCTATATCGAAGGATACGAAAAACTAAAAGGCGTCGCCGGTGCCGTAAGAGGCAACAAGGCAGCACAATTAACCAAAGGACTTAAAAAAAGGAGGAATCCTCATGGCAGAAGAGCTAAACGCAAAAGAAGCAGCTGA
- the fliN gene encoding flagellar motor switch protein FliN, which yields MAEELNAKEAADYSLEEINEKDNEANKNESTEQAETTTKKTSIKTADLSLILDIPLKLSVIFGKSKMRINDLLQLGQGSVIELDKEVGEPLEIYANDKLLAYGEVVVINDKFGIKLLNIVSPEERITKLK from the coding sequence ATGGCAGAAGAGCTAAACGCAAAAGAAGCAGCTGATTACTCTCTTGAAGAGATAAATGAAAAAGATAATGAAGCTAATAAAAATGAATCAACAGAGCAGGCAGAGACAACTACAAAGAAGACTTCCATAAAAACAGCAGACCTCAGTCTCATACTTGATATTCCTCTCAAGCTATCAGTGATTTTTGGAAAATCCAAGATGCGAATAAATGACCTTTTACAGCTTGGACAAGGTTCTGTAATCGAGCTTGACAAAGAAGTAGGCGAACCCCTCGAAATATATGCAAATGATAAACTATTAGCTTATGGGGAAGTAGTAGTTATCAATGACAAATTCGGAATTAAACTCCTCAATATTGTAAGCCCTGAAGAAAGGATAACAAAACTAAAATGA
- a CDS encoding flagellar hook protein FlgE, whose product MDMLSALFSGISGLSAHQNAISVIGNNIANVNTVGFKGSRTAFSNVLSQSIIDVGQIGRGVKLADVSKNFAQGSFESTSSVTDLAIDGNGFFIVENSNGRYYTRAGQFSLNSDGLLVTTDGSRVQGYSINSSGSRDGSLGDIDLSSPSSSPKATTKVTLSLNLNSDESVPSAFSTSDPDGTSNFSSAITVYDSLGNGHLTTVYFRKDSENTWEWHALVDGGELTGGTSGTLQEVASGTLTFNEYGALDTETTTSSDFDFAGGAAQNQSITFEFGTSITTDGGTGLDGTTQFAAPSATNFQNQDGYSSGSLQSLSINGEGILTGLFSNGATKDLYQLALANFKNPNGLTSIGGNLFAESKDSGLPILGVGKSSGFGTINSGSLELSNVDLSQEFVNMITIQRGFQANSKIILAGDEMLQDLVNLKR is encoded by the coding sequence ATAGATATGTTAAGTGCTTTGTTTTCAGGGATAAGCGGCTTGTCAGCCCATCAAAATGCCATCTCTGTTATCGGCAACAACATTGCCAATGTCAACACTGTTGGGTTTAAAGGAAGCCGCACAGCTTTTTCAAATGTTTTGAGCCAAAGCATCATCGATGTAGGACAAATAGGCAGAGGAGTAAAACTTGCCGATGTAAGCAAAAACTTTGCCCAAGGTTCATTTGAAAGCACTTCAAGTGTCACTGACCTTGCAATCGATGGAAATGGTTTTTTCATAGTTGAAAACAGCAACGGCAGATACTACACAAGGGCAGGACAATTTAGTCTGAACAGCGATGGTTTGCTTGTTACGACAGACGGTTCAAGGGTTCAAGGTTATAGTATCAACTCTTCGGGAAGCAGAGACGGTTCTCTCGGCGATATAGACTTATCATCTCCATCCTCATCTCCAAAAGCAACAACAAAAGTAACGCTTTCACTTAATCTCAACTCAGATGAAAGTGTACCATCTGCATTCAGTACAAGCGACCCTGACGGAACATCAAATTTCTCATCTGCCATAACTGTTTATGATTCTCTTGGAAATGGCCATCTCACAACAGTCTATTTCAGAAAAGACTCTGAAAACACCTGGGAATGGCATGCATTAGTAGATGGTGGAGAGCTAACAGGCGGCACTTCAGGGACTCTTCAGGAAGTTGCTTCCGGTACACTTACATTCAACGAATATGGAGCTCTTGACACCGAAACAACAACCTCATCAGATTTTGATTTTGCTGGCGGGGCGGCACAAAACCAATCAATTACCTTTGAATTTGGCACAAGCATTACCACCGATGGAGGGACAGGACTTGACGGAACGACACAGTTTGCCGCACCTTCTGCGACAAACTTTCAAAATCAGGACGGCTACAGCTCCGGCTCTCTGCAAAGTCTTTCGATAAATGGCGAAGGAATATTGACTGGTCTATTCTCAAATGGCGCAACAAAAGATCTTTACCAACTTGCCCTTGCAAATTTCAAAAATCCCAACGGTCTTACAAGCATAGGCGGAAATCTCTTTGCAGAAAGTAAAGACTCGGGGCTCCCGATTCTTGGCGTAGGGAAATCATCAGGATTCGGAACTATAAATTCAGGGAGTTTAGAACTGTCCAATGTGGACCTCTCACAAGAGTTCGTGAATATGATTACTATTCAGAGAGGTTTTCAGGCAAACTCAAAAATAATCTTAGCAGGCGATGAAATGCTTCAGGACCTTGTCAATCTGAAGAGATAA